One stretch of Apis cerana isolate GH-2021 linkage group LG8, AcerK_1.0, whole genome shotgun sequence DNA includes these proteins:
- the LOC133666552 gene encoding DNA ligase 1-like — protein sequence MVATSENDENKKYEIRKDEDHRTEGRQNHRELAESPEDSSERYKKYEDKGYRRYAHKYNDKMEEEEEEKDVVSDGTHDNESHQSAKEGAADDASGKGGEKKFEKGGATEQEQEHHKSEGEKEEKVYKSWDENEKANKGHQDKERQSNYYDEKVGDEKEHKEEGGYHEEHQKGEKGEKQAEFDEKGEHQKGYNTKGQHLVHEKDEFEKRTEFFDEFHEDGDMEKEGELYGEHKMSKGGHYKSGHHKEGDEEGKYGKEGKYAKGDHHYEDKGHKVNEGKDSHHEYKSMHGKKKDHKDGKKWSYKKGDDEKDGKENH from the exons ATGGTCGCAACTTCCGAAAACGACGAAaacaagaaatatgaaattcgtAAAGACGAAGATCATCGGACTGAAGGTCGGCAGAATCATCGAGAGTTGGCTGAAAGTCCAGAAGATAGTTCTGAAAGGTATAAAAAGTATGAAGATAAGGGATACAGAAGATACGCGcacaaatataatgataaaatggaggaagaggaggaggagaaggatgtTGTAAGCGATGGAACGCACGATAATGAAAGTCATCAGAGTGCGAAGGAGGGTGCAGCAGATGACGCAAGTGGGAAGGGTGGTGAGAAGAAATTTGAGAAGGGTGGAGCCACGGAACAGGAACAGGAACATCATAAGAGCGAGGGTgagaaggaagagaag GTCTATAAAAGCTGGGACGAGAACGAGAAAGCCAATAAGGGTCATCAAGACAAGGAACGGCAGAGCAATTATTACGATGAGAAGGTTGGCGATGAGAAAGAGCACAAGGAAGAGGGTGGTTACCACGAGGAGCATCAAAAGGGCGAGAAAGGCGAGAAACAGGCGGAATTCGACGAGAAGGGTGAGCATCAAAAGGGTTACAATACCAAAGGACAACACTTAGTGCACGAAAAG gaTGAGTTCGAAAAGCGAACGGAATTCTTCGACGAATTTCACGAAGATGGGGATATGGAGAAGGAAGGTGAGTTGTATGGCGAGCATAAAATGTCCAAGGGTGGCCATTATAAATCGGGACACCATAAGGAAGGCGACGAGGAGGGAAAGTACGGTAAAGAAGGCAAGTACGCGAAAGGCGATCACCATTATGAGGACAAGGGTCATAAGGTTAACGAGGGCAAGGATAGTCACCACGAATATAAAAGTATGCacgggaaaaagaaagatcatAAAGATGGCAAGAAATGGTCGTACAAGAAGGGTGACGATGAAAAAGATGGTAAGGAGAATCATTGA
- the LOC107995260 gene encoding uncharacterized protein LOC107995260, with product MGIPGSWAVSLLLLLFCLGTRWTTINAKIDRTKRTVFTTPRQTEFLNGDNLRKINDEILMLAETRNIIPKKRNNDETLDQRVNPSNIAMMNIDNLKDLENLEHVLSIVEYEPRKINKKEKRKIVDTFSDNLDTITYSNENANPVTPDVTSLYYEVPRTIEPNKVTITPQYDARANQHAPKSLKTEQNPKSQNREYKYPVTTFKRKSSRIHITPSPTTSPSDISYSTKASKRKARKRLKNKSLTKQEASKLLENIDNYPIPEKSINNEDRNKSRKFGLQIKSNVEPRPFSSVDRSAEKSQESNLEKLIDGEVNSNVSDRNIHPNAVKINDDYSRDYSKRVDPLKISSSESKRQLYEEDSSTIKSSLLSTSTDRNESFKPNRDNPSYKNVQTTERDDFFENERSTSKPIYNNRKYVSESDPSSKVSSVTQSNSYKNIPATIDSMNPIVSTPIPPTESNLYSSNHMYYYPPLLPTVAPQRQFEVRSTDDSNEDKENTKED from the exons ATGGGAATCCCTGGATCATGGGCTGTCAGCCTCTTGCTTTTGTTGTTTTGTCTG GGAACAAGATGGACgacaataaatgcaaaaatcgaCAGAACGAAGAGAACTGTCTTTACGACTCCAAGACAaacggaatttttaaatggcgataatcttagaaaaattaatgacgAAATTTTGATGTTAGCAGAGACTCGAAATATAATTCCTAAGAAAAGGAATAACGATGAAACGTTGGATCAACGAGTGAATCCATCGAATATAGCGATGATGAACATTGATAACCTGAAGGACTTGGAAAATTTAGAGCATGTTTTATCTATCGTGGAATACGAGCCACGAAagattaataagaaagaaaaaaggaaaattgtgGATACTTTTAGTGATAATCTTG ATACCATAACTTACAGTAATGAAAATGCAAATCCAGTAACTCCAGATGTTACCAGTCTCTACTACGAAGTACCACGAACTATAGAACCCAATAAAGTAACAATAACTCCACAATACGATGCTAGAGCCAACCAACACGCTCCAAAATCACTGAAAACCGAGCAAAATCCAAAATCTCAAAACAGGGAGTACAAGTATCCAGTCACAACTTTTAAGCGTAAATCTTCCAGAATTCATATTACGCCTTCTCCTACCACATCTCCAAGTGACATTTCTTATTCAACCAAAGCGAGTAAAAGGAAAGCACgtaaacgattgaaaaataaatctttaacgaAGCAGGAAGCATCTaaacttttagaaaatattgataattatccTATCCCTGAAAAATCGATTAACAATGAAGATAGAAACAAATCAAGGAAATTTGGCTTGCAGATCAAATCCAATGTTGAGCCTAGACCATTTTCATCTGTGGACAGATCTGCTGAGAAAAGTCAGGAGAGTAATTTAGAAAAGTTAATCGATGGTGAAGTAAATTCTAACGTCTCTGATAGAAATATTCATCCAAATGCTGTGAAAATCAACGATGATTACTCGAGAGATTATTCAAAGAGAGTGGATCCACTAAAAATCTCTTCGTCCGAATCGAAGAGACAATTATACGAAGAAGATAGTTCTACGATAAAGAGCAGTCTTTTGTCCACATCCACTGATCGTAACGAATCCTTTAAACCAAACAGAGACAATCcttcttataaaaatgttcaaacTACTGAGAGAGATGATTTCTTTGAGAATGAAAGATCGACAAGCAAaccaatatataacaatagaaAATACGTTAGCGAATCAGATCCATCCTCCAAAGTTTCATCGGTGACTCAATcgaattcgtataaaaatattccagcGACTATTGATTCAATGAATCCAATTGTATCTACTCCAATACCTCCCACAGAATCCAATCTGTATTCCTCTAATCACATGTACTACTATCCGCCATTGTTGCCTACAGTGGCGCCACAGCGACAATTTGAGGTTAGATCCACTGATGATTCAAACGAAGACAAAGAAAATACGAAGGAAGAc